In Colwellia sp. M166, a genomic segment contains:
- a CDS encoding acyl-CoA dehydrogenase C-terminal domain-containing protein gives MLEYKAPIRDVKFVMQELLDCESHYQHLGYEDASTDMVDAIIGEAAKLTEQVVAPLNQIGDQQGCTWTDGVVTTPDGFKEAYQQYVEGGWPTLSQSEEFGGQGLPHSLNISIAELFSSANHSFAMYPGLSHGALATIEAHGTATQKQQFMPKLVEGNWTGTMCLTEPHCGTDLGMLRTKAELNEDGSYSLTGTKIFISAGEHDLSDNIVHIVIARIPGAPEGNKGISLFIVPKFNVNDDGTIADRNGVSCGSIEHKMGINGNATCVINFDSAKGHLIGEPNRGLKCMFTFMNAARIGVASEGVAAAEASFQGALAYAKDRLQMRSISGVKNPDGPADAIIVHPDVRRMLLTQKSIAEGGRALVSYLAQLVDIGHAEKDESVKADAETKLALLTPIAKAFLSELGFECTSHGVQIFGGHGFIKEWGMEQLMRDTKISCLYEGTTGIQALDLLARKIIGTQGEVLKPFAKDVRVFCQENMDNAEMAEFIQPIMAYAKEWHELTASIGAKAMKNPDEIGGASVDYLMFSGYVTLAYFWAKMAKVAQTKLAQGTEDKAFYQAKIKTAQFFIQRMLPRAKGHAACISNGVDSMMALDSEDFVF, from the coding sequence ATGCTTGAATATAAAGCACCCATTCGTGATGTTAAGTTTGTTATGCAAGAGTTGCTTGATTGTGAAAGTCACTATCAACATTTAGGTTATGAAGATGCAAGTACAGATATGGTTGATGCCATTATCGGTGAAGCCGCAAAATTAACTGAACAAGTTGTCGCTCCGTTAAATCAAATCGGTGATCAACAAGGTTGTACATGGACCGATGGCGTTGTGACTACACCAGATGGCTTTAAAGAAGCGTATCAACAATATGTTGAAGGTGGTTGGCCAACATTATCTCAATCAGAAGAGTTTGGTGGCCAAGGTTTACCACACTCACTTAATATCAGTATTGCTGAGCTATTCTCAAGTGCAAACCATAGTTTTGCTATGTATCCCGGTTTAAGCCATGGTGCATTAGCTACTATTGAAGCGCATGGTACAGCAACACAAAAACAACAGTTTATGCCAAAGCTTGTTGAAGGTAATTGGACTGGCACTATGTGTTTAACAGAGCCGCATTGTGGTACTGATTTAGGCATGTTGCGCACTAAAGCAGAATTGAATGAGGATGGCAGTTACTCATTAACCGGTACGAAAATCTTCATTTCGGCTGGTGAGCACGATTTGTCTGACAATATTGTGCATATTGTTATTGCCCGTATTCCTGGTGCGCCAGAAGGTAATAAAGGTATTTCGTTATTTATTGTACCGAAGTTTAATGTTAATGATGATGGCACTATCGCAGATAGAAATGGCGTAAGCTGTGGCTCTATTGAACATAAAATGGGTATCAATGGTAATGCGACTTGTGTGATCAATTTTGATAGCGCGAAAGGTCATTTAATTGGTGAACCTAACCGTGGCCTTAAATGTATGTTTACCTTTATGAACGCTGCTCGTATTGGGGTAGCAAGTGAAGGTGTTGCTGCGGCTGAAGCCTCATTTCAAGGGGCACTAGCCTATGCTAAAGATCGCTTACAAATGCGTTCAATTAGTGGTGTAAAAAACCCTGATGGCCCAGCAGATGCCATTATTGTCCACCCTGATGTACGTAGAATGTTGTTAACGCAAAAATCTATAGCTGAAGGTGGCCGTGCGCTTGTTTCATATTTAGCACAGCTGGTTGATATTGGTCATGCTGAAAAAGATGAATCGGTTAAAGCTGATGCTGAAACTAAGTTAGCGCTTCTAACACCCATCGCAAAAGCCTTTCTTTCTGAGCTAGGTTTTGAATGTACCAGTCATGGCGTACAAATTTTCGGTGGTCATGGTTTTATCAAAGAGTGGGGCATGGAACAATTAATGCGTGATACCAAAATTAGTTGTTTATATGAAGGCACTACCGGTATTCAGGCATTAGACTTACTTGCGCGTAAAATTATTGGTACTCAAGGTGAAGTATTAAAGCCTTTTGCTAAAGACGTGAGGGTGTTTTGCCAAGAGAATATGGACAATGCCGAAATGGCAGAGTTTATTCAACCTATTATGGCTTACGCGAAAGAGTGGCATGAACTTACGGCCTCTATCGGCGCCAAAGCGATGAAAAACCCAGATGAAATCGGTGGTGCATCGGTGGATTACTTAATGTTCTCTGGTTATGTCACCTTAGCGTATTTCTGGGCAAAAATGGCGAAAGTTGCCCAAACTAAGCTAGCACAAGGCACAGAAGATAAAGCCTTCTATCAAGCGAAAATTAAAACAGCACAGTTTTTCATTCAACGTATGTTACCGCGAGCAAAAGGTCATGCAGCTTGCATTAGTAATGGTGTCGATTCGATGATGGCATTAGACAGTGAAGACTTTGTTTTTTAA
- a CDS encoding crotonase/enoyl-CoA hydratase family protein, translated as MEMINVAIENNVHVITLNNGKVNAISPQVISEIHTALDHAEQEKAIVILTGQAGIFSGGFDLKTMKSSPEAAIGLVTLGSQLARRMLAFPTPIIGVCTGHAIAKGAFLMLSCDYRIGCAGNFKIGLNEVAIGMTMHNAGIEIARNRLPINYLTRAVINAELFSPEAATVAGFLDVVVEEEQLMATAQAVAKQMQTLNMTAHHGTKLKERAEILASLDAAIEIDKKSIIAL; from the coding sequence ATGGAAATGATCAACGTAGCAATTGAAAATAACGTGCATGTAATTACGCTAAATAACGGCAAAGTCAACGCCATATCGCCGCAAGTTATCAGCGAAATACATACTGCTTTAGATCACGCTGAACAAGAAAAAGCGATTGTAATTTTAACCGGCCAAGCGGGAATATTCTCTGGCGGATTCGATTTAAAAACCATGAAATCAAGCCCAGAAGCCGCTATAGGTTTAGTAACGCTTGGCTCACAACTTGCGCGTAGAATGTTAGCTTTTCCAACCCCCATTATTGGTGTTTGTACTGGTCATGCTATCGCTAAAGGTGCATTTTTAATGCTCAGTTGTGATTACCGCATTGGTTGTGCAGGTAACTTTAAAATCGGCTTAAATGAAGTTGCTATTGGTATGACAATGCATAATGCCGGTATTGAAATCGCCCGTAACCGCCTACCTATTAATTACTTAACACGTGCAGTGATCAACGCTGAACTTTTCTCTCCAGAAGCGGCTACTGTTGCAGGTTTTCTTGATGTAGTGGTTGAAGAAGAGCAATTAATGGCTACAGCACAAGCGGTTGCCAAACAAATGCAAACGCTAAATATGACCGCACATCACGGTACAAAATTAAAAGAGCGAGCTGAAATATTAGCCTCGTTAGATGCCGCTATTGAAATCGATAAGAAAAGTATCATCGCTTTATAG
- a CDS encoding autotransporter assembly complex family protein, which yields MSAFKVQSAQNDEKAGTAITINGVDAALKTNILRNLNSTDNIIPLSVLGFPQSDNYILSKTRSALQALGYYQPILALSDELQSDKNTKILTIDLKAPVRWNKVDISLNCQNELSELSQLVAKHPFSQGKVVNHGDYSQFKSTLQRQAQELGLLNASFSRSVLNVDVTQLVANVAWTFDCGTRYTINKVNIDGTELSHDLVNSYSNIRSGQNYNQRDIISSQQALNRSGFFKSVVVEQAIDHTTETVDISLSIADTEKYELKTLLGYGTDSGGKLGVSWKNRRVNDKAHQYIAALDLNEVKLDRADIHATFQYQIPLEKASSQWINLISYQIKNEEIGRSEIFTFESMLANKINDHWTSQWSIVMAQEQLQSDADVSSSLEYIVPSWQLNYYSVTDPFSAKQGWRWQSVFRFSGEQLSDPNITFLQTDQRIKRIWSINDDWRLLLRARVGTTWMDTDDFNRSMPSNYRFFAGGDVSVRGYKHQSLSPIADSVLLGGKHLLASSIEVDYLFKEDFRWAIFTDQGNAFNNWRDWKLQKSVGTGLRWVTPVGAIRFDVAKALDGNKDWRVHITIGPDL from the coding sequence GTGAGCGCTTTTAAAGTTCAGTCAGCTCAAAATGACGAAAAAGCGGGTACAGCTATCACGATAAATGGTGTCGATGCGGCACTAAAAACCAATATCTTGAGAAACTTAAACAGCACTGACAATATCATTCCGTTGTCAGTGCTAGGCTTCCCTCAATCAGATAATTATATTCTGAGTAAAACTCGTAGTGCACTACAAGCCTTGGGTTATTATCAGCCGATATTAGCATTATCAGATGAGCTACAAAGTGATAAAAATACCAAAATATTGACAATCGATTTAAAAGCACCAGTACGTTGGAATAAGGTTGATATTAGCCTCAATTGTCAGAATGAATTGAGTGAATTATCACAACTCGTTGCGAAACATCCTTTTAGTCAAGGGAAAGTTGTCAATCACGGTGATTACAGCCAGTTTAAGTCTACATTACAGCGCCAAGCACAAGAATTAGGTTTACTAAATGCTAGCTTCAGTCGCAGTGTACTTAACGTTGATGTTACACAACTTGTTGCCAATGTTGCTTGGACTTTTGATTGTGGTACTCGCTACACAATTAACAAGGTAAATATTGATGGTACCGAGCTATCACATGATTTAGTCAATAGTTACTCAAACATACGTTCAGGACAAAATTATAATCAACGCGATATTATCTCGAGCCAACAAGCACTTAATCGTTCTGGTTTTTTTAAATCAGTGGTTGTTGAACAAGCCATCGATCATACTACTGAAACTGTAGATATTAGTCTTTCTATAGCGGACACCGAAAAATATGAGTTAAAAACATTGTTGGGTTATGGCACCGACAGTGGTGGTAAATTAGGTGTTAGTTGGAAAAATAGACGGGTAAATGACAAAGCACACCAATACATAGCTGCCTTAGATTTAAATGAAGTAAAATTAGACCGAGCAGATATCCATGCCACCTTTCAGTACCAAATACCGTTAGAAAAAGCCTCTAGTCAGTGGATAAACCTGATCAGTTATCAGATTAAAAATGAAGAAATTGGCCGCAGTGAAATTTTCACTTTTGAGTCGATGTTAGCTAATAAAATTAATGATCATTGGACTAGCCAATGGTCCATTGTTATGGCACAAGAGCAGTTACAATCCGACGCTGATGTCAGTAGTAGCCTTGAGTATATTGTGCCGTCATGGCAACTGAATTATTACAGTGTTACCGATCCTTTTTCGGCTAAGCAAGGCTGGCGTTGGCAAAGTGTCTTTCGTTTTAGTGGCGAGCAGTTGAGTGATCCCAACATTACCTTTTTACAAACGGATCAACGGATAAAGCGTATCTGGTCAATCAATGATGATTGGCGCTTATTATTGCGAGCACGTGTAGGTACTACCTGGATGGATACCGATGATTTTAATCGCTCTATGCCATCCAATTATCGTTTTTTTGCCGGTGGTGATGTCTCAGTTAGAGGTTATAAACATCAAAGCTTGTCACCGATTGCAGATAGTGTTTTGCTCGGTGGTAAGCACCTCTTAGCCTCGAGTATTGAAGTCGACTACTTATTTAAGGAAGACTTTCGTTGGGCAATATTTACTGATCAAGGTAATGCTTTTAATAACTGGCGGGATTGGAAATTACAGAAATCAGTCGGTACAGGTTTGCGATGGGTAACACCGGTTGGCGCTATTCGTTTTGATGTTGCAAAAGCCCTTGATGGCAATAAAGATTGGCGTGTTCATATCACTATAGGACCAGATTTATGA
- a CDS encoding DUF21 domain-containing protein — protein sequence MPVETITWIAIAFCISQSAIFSGLNLAFFSLSRLQLEVEANKGNKAAKKVLALRNDSNFLLATILWGNVGINVLLTMLSDSVLAGVGAFLFSTIVITVVGEITPQAYFSRNALKMGSMLSPIIRFYQFLLYPVTKPSALILDAWLGKEGITYLGESELGNIIKEHIRAEEADLNHVEGIGALNFFALDEIKVTEEGEIIDPNSIIALPTKLDLPILPDSYSGADDPFLTMLNHSGYSWVVLTNLEGEPLLVIDADGFLRSALFQSENFDPYNYCHRPVVITDENTSLNEAILKMKVNTSVDQNFDGVIEHDVLLIWGDTKRIITGADIFGRLLKGMLPPMESNAKTSI from the coding sequence ATGCCCGTAGAAACAATCACTTGGATTGCCATTGCATTTTGTATTTCGCAATCTGCCATTTTTTCTGGTTTAAATTTAGCCTTTTTCTCACTCAGCCGACTACAACTAGAAGTTGAAGCCAATAAAGGTAATAAAGCGGCTAAAAAAGTCCTCGCGCTAAGAAATGACTCTAATTTTTTATTAGCCACTATTTTATGGGGTAACGTCGGCATAAATGTATTACTGACTATGTTGTCGGATTCAGTGCTCGCTGGTGTTGGCGCTTTTCTTTTCTCCACTATCGTAATTACTGTCGTGGGTGAGATCACCCCACAAGCCTATTTTTCTCGTAATGCATTAAAAATGGGCAGTATGCTTTCACCTATTATTCGTTTTTACCAGTTTTTGCTTTATCCCGTCACTAAGCCAAGTGCATTAATACTTGATGCTTGGTTAGGTAAAGAAGGTATTACCTATTTAGGTGAGAGTGAATTAGGCAATATTATTAAAGAACATATTCGCGCCGAAGAAGCCGACTTGAATCATGTTGAAGGTATTGGGGCACTGAATTTTTTCGCCTTAGATGAAATTAAAGTAACAGAAGAAGGTGAAATTATTGATCCTAATTCTATTATCGCCTTACCAACAAAACTAGATTTACCCATTTTACCCGATAGTTATTCTGGTGCTGATGATCCATTCCTCACCATGCTGAACCACTCAGGCTATAGTTGGGTGGTATTAACCAATCTTGAAGGTGAACCTTTGCTGGTGATTGATGCTGATGGTTTTTTACGCAGTGCCTTATTTCAATCGGAGAATTTTGACCCATACAATTACTGTCATCGCCCGGTAGTGATCACAGATGAAAACACCTCATTAAATGAAGCCATTTTAAAAATGAAAGTAAATACCTCTGTTGATCAAAACTTTGATGGCGTTATAGAACACGATGTTCTACTGATATGGGGTGACACTAAGCGTATTATCACCGGTGCAGATATTTTTGGCCGCTTACTTAAAGGTATGCTGCCACCGATGGAAAGTAACGCTAAAACTAGCATTTAA
- a CDS encoding magnesium transporter CorA family protein, with product MLISPTEKTLFGGRELIEQWQKDEQTTLWVDLDNVELEDEKKLLMDFNCHPLAISDAQRERHPPKIELFKDYIFMLYRGIVANDDGLRFGHLQISLFIGKRLLITRHPQSSLAINELFNQNSEKYLKRSPIHMALRLFHCSCGYYLKELFTFEAELEKIEDKFQLSGNDRMMKQITSHRSQLVKIRRTFNYHVSMGDTLKAYVDDDDTDLITDKEIHTVNDLRERLDRLLSLSQMYYDICGDLINGYMSVTSHQLNATMRVLTVITALFVPLTFLAGIYGMNFEYIPELKAENGYFILLTVMVVISVALLVVFKKKRWL from the coding sequence ATGTTGATATCACCAACGGAAAAAACTTTATTTGGTGGCCGCGAATTAATAGAGCAATGGCAAAAAGATGAGCAAACAACGCTTTGGGTAGATCTTGATAATGTTGAATTGGAGGATGAAAAAAAGTTACTAATGGATTTTAATTGCCATCCTCTGGCTATTAGTGATGCTCAGCGAGAACGCCATCCGCCTAAAATAGAATTATTCAAAGATTACATCTTTATGTTGTATCGCGGCATAGTGGCGAATGATGATGGCTTACGCTTTGGTCATTTACAAATCAGTTTGTTTATTGGTAAACGCTTGTTAATAACTCGTCATCCGCAGAGCTCATTGGCCATTAACGAACTATTTAATCAAAATAGTGAGAAGTATCTTAAACGTAGCCCTATTCATATGGCATTAAGACTTTTTCATTGCAGTTGTGGTTACTATCTTAAAGAGCTTTTTACCTTTGAAGCTGAACTGGAAAAAATTGAAGACAAATTTCAGTTAAGTGGTAATGATCGCATGATGAAGCAAATTACCTCACACCGCTCACAACTGGTGAAAATAAGACGTACTTTCAACTATCATGTCAGTATGGGAGATACGTTAAAAGCTTATGTTGATGATGATGATACTGATTTGATCACAGATAAAGAAATACATACCGTTAATGATTTACGCGAGCGTTTAGATCGACTTTTGAGTCTTTCACAAATGTATTATGATATTTGTGGTGATTTAATTAATGGTTATATGTCAGTGACTTCACATCAACTTAATGCCACCATGCGGGTGTTAACAGTGATCACAGCATTGTTTGTCCCTTTAACCTTTCTTGCGGGTATCTATGGAATGAACTTTGAATATATTCCTGAACTTAAAGCTGAGAATGGCTATTTTATTCTTTTAACTGTAATGGTGGTGATCTCAGTTGCATTACTGGTAGTATTTAAGAAGAAACGCTGGTTATAA
- a CDS encoding magnesium transporter — translation MLENAIDKLSLVINDILIAEHTPQIAEIMTSAIDTLAPEQFSLLIEALPQDKRLSVWATYPEEIQRAAFVDMGQATRTSLIEALTDDECFELLAQLDVDDVIEIAEEIPSRLLKYAIKQLDDSQRKLYQQAQQFSVDSVGHWLDYNYVRISEKLKIISAQLLLHKGLAPYTEDFYAVNKEGILTGTVAINTLLPNNAEGTLKELFCPEIVRLNANEELTLAAEAVILSGKMSLPVVDDNERFLGRFTIETAYQVKQESQTEQITTAAGLSNDEDLFSSVRTSAKNRGIWLGINLLTAFLASWFIGFFEATLQQVVALAVLMPVVASMGGVSGSQTLTVIVRGLALGQITDLNRKVLLRKELKVGALNGLIWSLVIGLITYLWFDSLVLSLVIALAILLNLLTAAASGVMIPALLNRLNIDPALSGAVILTTVTDIVGFVVFLGLGSLLLL, via the coding sequence ATGTTAGAAAATGCCATAGACAAATTATCCTTGGTCATTAACGACATATTAATTGCCGAACACACGCCACAAATTGCTGAAATCATGACCAGCGCTATTGACACCTTGGCACCAGAGCAATTTTCTTTACTTATAGAAGCGCTACCACAAGATAAACGCTTAAGTGTTTGGGCAACTTATCCTGAAGAAATACAAAGAGCCGCTTTTGTTGATATGGGGCAAGCAACCAGAACAAGTTTAATTGAGGCGCTAACTGATGACGAATGTTTCGAGTTGCTAGCACAGCTTGATGTTGATGATGTTATTGAAATTGCGGAAGAAATTCCTAGTCGGCTATTAAAGTATGCCATAAAGCAATTAGATGACTCACAACGAAAGTTGTACCAACAAGCACAGCAATTTAGTGTCGACAGTGTCGGCCATTGGTTAGATTATAATTATGTCCGCATTTCAGAAAAACTGAAAATTATTAGTGCTCAATTACTTTTACATAAAGGACTTGCGCCCTATACCGAAGACTTCTATGCAGTAAATAAGGAAGGTATTTTAACCGGTACTGTTGCCATTAATACCCTGTTACCTAATAACGCAGAAGGCACATTAAAAGAACTTTTTTGCCCGGAAATAGTGCGACTAAACGCTAACGAAGAACTAACGCTCGCGGCAGAAGCCGTCATACTGTCTGGAAAAATGTCACTTCCTGTCGTTGATGACAATGAACGCTTTCTTGGTCGTTTTACAATAGAAACAGCTTACCAAGTTAAACAAGAGTCACAAACAGAACAAATCACGACAGCTGCGGGTTTAAGTAATGACGAGGATTTATTTTCTAGCGTACGAACCAGTGCGAAAAACCGTGGCATTTGGTTAGGCATTAATTTATTAACAGCATTTTTAGCCTCATGGTTTATTGGCTTTTTCGAAGCTACATTGCAACAAGTCGTGGCATTAGCAGTATTAATGCCGGTAGTTGCATCTATGGGGGGTGTTTCTGGCAGTCAAACCTTAACGGTTATTGTCCGCGGCCTCGCCTTAGGTCAAATAACCGATTTAAACCGTAAAGTATTACTGCGAAAAGAACTCAAAGTTGGTGCGCTAAATGGTTTAATTTGGTCACTGGTGATCGGGTTAATCACTTACCTTTGGTTTGATAGCTTAGTACTCAGTTTAGTGATCGCTTTGGCCATATTATTAAATTTATTGACCGCCGCCGCATCTGGCGTCATGATCCCGGCATTATTAAATCGATTGAATATTGACCCTGCCTTATCAGGTGCGGTTATTTTAACCACGGTAACCGATATTGTTGGTTTCGTTGTATTTTTAGGATTAGGCAGCTTATTGCTGCTTTAA
- a CDS encoding Plug domain-containing protein translates to MKGLQESPVTVTVVNSKAIEQTKVMDMNDLQTLVPTLRVTPLQRSVNTNFAIRAFGNGTNNTGIEPSVGVFVDSVYRSRAAAQIGDLPRVY, encoded by the coding sequence TTGAAAGGCTTACAAGAGTCACCCGTTACCGTTACCGTGGTAAATAGTAAAGCGATAGAACAAACTAAAGTTATGGACATGAATGATCTGCAAACACTTGTGCCAACTTTACGAGTAACACCATTACAACGCTCAGTAAATACTAATTTCGCCATTCGTGCTTTTGGTAACGGTACTAATAATACCGGTATTGAACCATCCGTTGGGGTGTTTGTTGATAGCGTATATCGTTCACGCGCAGCTGCTCAAATTGGTGATTTACCGCGGGTTTATTAG
- a CDS encoding glutathione S-transferase family protein, producing MITVHHLNKSRSKRVIWLLEELDMPYTLVKHQRDPNTNLAPESLRAIHPLAKAPIIVDDNVTLCESGAIMEYILNQSPHEQLRPTQNTQEYYQYLEWLHFAEGSLALPVISTLLMGMEKRSGASPLDHYIAKEIALDFTYIDNTLSKQTYFAGDNFTAADIMMTIILEIAGTLQLIDNKAHIKRYLETVQQRPAYQLATSQG from the coding sequence ATGATCACCGTTCACCATTTAAATAAATCTCGTTCCAAGCGCGTTATCTGGTTGCTTGAAGAACTTGATATGCCTTACACATTAGTAAAACATCAGCGTGACCCAAACACTAACTTAGCGCCTGAAAGTTTAAGAGCAATTCATCCTCTAGCGAAAGCACCAATCATTGTAGACGATAATGTAACCCTGTGTGAATCTGGCGCTATTATGGAATATATTCTCAATCAAAGTCCTCATGAGCAATTAAGGCCAACACAAAATACCCAAGAATATTATCAATATTTAGAGTGGTTACACTTTGCAGAAGGTTCACTAGCCTTACCTGTTATTTCTACTTTATTGATGGGCATGGAAAAGCGTTCAGGTGCATCACCTCTCGATCATTACATCGCAAAAGAAATAGCTTTAGACTTTACTTATATTGATAACACGTTAAGTAAGCAAACTTATTTCGCCGGTGACAATTTTACCGCTGCTGATATTATGATGACCATTATTTTAGAAATCGCCGGTACTTTGCAGCTAATCGACAATAAAGCGCACATTAAACGTTATCTTGAAACGGTTCAGCAAAGACCTGCCTATCAATTAGCCACCAGCCAAGGATAA